Part of the Campylobacter suis genome, AGAACCAAATTTTGGATTTAGATCGCCGATGACACTATCTAGTTTTGTTAGTTTGCTTAAAGGCGTTTTTATGGTTTGTTTTGTGCTTGCTTGAAGGTCTGCAAAGCCGCTATAGATGCTCTCAAAAAATGCTTCAGGAGTGTAGGCTACAAATTCAAGCGTATCATAGTCTGAGCCACCTTTATGTAAAAGAGGTAAAAATTTATCACTACCCCACTCTTTTGCTACCGCGCTTTCAGGGATGCGCACAGCAAGTAGTTTACCAATATACTCAAGTACATTTTGGCTTTGTAGCTCAAGTCTTACCATGCGCTCGCTGGTAGAATAATTTTTATAAAGAACAAGCAATAAATTTATGCCTGCCGTTGCCATTATCGCTATGATAACTACAACTAAAACAATCTCAATAAGACTAAAAGCTCTTCTCATTTTAACTGCTTTATCATCACGCCTTCAAGTTCACCGATATTTGTAACGATGGCATGCATGCGTATATTTTGACTTTGACTTTCAACACCTGCTTTGCCGTTTATGGTAACTAGCTTTGCATCAAAATTTTCTAAAACGCTTATATTCTCATCAAATGGCGTTCTTGTAGGATATGTGCTAATCTCATAGCTAAAATTTTGTGTAAAGTCGCTTGTATTGTTTGGGGTAAAATTTTCGCTTTTTATCTTATCTATACTTTGTAGGCTAGAGCAGCTACCATCGTGGGAGACTAAAATTTTAGTATCAGCAAAATTTCTGCGCCCTTCACCAAAAAGCCCAAATTTGATATAGAAATTTTCACTAGCAAAAATAGGCACGCTTTGACCTTCGTGTTCGTTTATGTAGGCACATGTATAAGGCGATTTTATAGCTAAAACAAGTGCGCTCTTTGCGTTTGTAACGCTTTGGCTTAGTGTGCTTTTTGCATTTGCATTAGCACTTAGTTTCATAATGGCTGGCAAAGATATACTTATAATGCCTATTATAACTATTGATACGATGGTTTCTATGAGAGAAAAACCTTTTTTCATTATGACTTTTACCACTCTATGCGACGATTTTTACGCTCTTGTATAGTTTTATAGATAAACTCGCCCACTGATTTTTGCTCTCCATTTGTGTTGTATGACTTGCCGTGCCAAGCATCATCTTGTCTATAAAGCCTAAGCCAAAAATAAGGCTTTTGCTCAAACCAAGTTATATTATCATCAAAAATAGGCGAAATTTTATCCTTTAGCCCCTCTTTTTGACTGTTGTTTTCAAATGTAAGCTCTCTAATACCATTTTCTAGCTTGCCAGCGCCCTTAAATTTACTCTCATCGCTTCCAACAAATAAACTTTCATAATTTTTTGCGATATCAAAATTTTCGCTATGTTTTTTATTTGTTCGCCAGTTTGAAGATGCTGGCATTAGCTCACCAAAAAAGTCAAAATTTTCTATCAAGTCGCAGTTTTTTTCACAAAAAAAGCCGTAGTGCTCATCTACTTTTATGTCATTAAAATTAAGCTCATGAAGCGCAGAATATACTCTAGCATTAAGAAATGCGACTTTTTTATCAGAGTTTTGTTGATTTGTTGCAAGGTTTTTGTTATCTTTTGTATATAAATTTTTTATTTCAAATTTGCTCGCATCTATTAAAAATGGCTCTTTGTTATCACTTTTATTAAAATTAAAAGCTAATGCCTGCTTTGCTTTGCCATCTCTAAAAAGCTCTTTTTTGATAACAAAAGTGCCGTTATTTTCTTGTAAAAAGTAAAATTTTTCATCTTTTTCATGTAAAATTTCTACTAAAATATCCTTTGCATAGCAATTTTTTGTAAAATTTTTAAGCTCTTTACCATTATAACTTTTTGCCAAAAACTCCAAAATCAAGCTAGCTGACATCTGTGAGTGCGAGCTTTTGTTGTTGTCATTTACATATACAAAATTCTCATCAAACGCACCACTAATACTTGCATTTATATCAAAACTTGTAGGCAAAACATCAAGTGTGACATCGTCTGCATTTTTAACATAGCAAGAAACCAGCCCATCACTTGAAAGCCCAGCAGTTATACCCTTAATCAAAATATCCTTGCATTCATACCCGTATTTTTTTACCTGCTCTATGGTTTTTGCTTTTTTAAAGTCATCTTGAGTGCTAAAATTTTGATACTTTTGACTATCTATTTGGCTAAATTCATCATCTAAGATATTTATCTCAAAGCTTACAACATCATCAAAAATAACATCTTCTTGCGTGCTAACTCCACCATTAAAAATGATAGATGGGACAAGGGAAACTTCTTTTACATCTGTTTTGCAAGAGTCATCATTTGGCTTTGGGGTTAGGGTATTTGTTAAAATTTCTCTCTTATTTAAATTTATAGTTTTTTGAGTGAGTTTAGTGCTGTATGTTTTTGAAATTTTGCCATTTATATCATTTGCTATGATATGCCAACTCGCTTTCTTGCCAGCCTTAAAGGCACTTGTATCATCTGTTTGAAGCATAAAATTTGCTGGCAAAACAGCAAAGGCATCGTCATCATCATAATGATCTTTAAGATATTCTAAGACTTTAGTCTTGCTTTCGCCGTTTTTAAAGGCGCCTAACACCACAGCCTTACTTGCTTCAAAGCTTTGCAAAAAGCACTCGTTTGCTCTGATACTAGCAAGCTTTTTTGAAAATTCATAGTTTATGTTTGACTTGTTGTTTTTTATGGTGGTGTTTGTGTATTTGGCATATATGTCAAATATCTGATGGCTATTAGCCCCATTTTTTGCAACTAAGCAGTAGCGATACGCCTTGCCCGCGTGCTTTGTTACCATCGGGCTATAAAATTTCCATTCGCTGCTTTTATCTTGTATAAAAAATCTCTCATCTATAACTCTCACTTCATCTGAACTTAAATTTGTGCTAACATGTGGCACTTGCCACGAGAAGCTATCTTTGCCAATAACTCTCATATATTCAAATATATTTTGTGGATTTTTAAATTTTGCTCTTCCTGTTGTTTTTTCTGGGTTTGTATAGTTTAGCCAAAGTAGCGAAAAAACAGCGTCCTTGGAATTTGTGTTAAGTTTTATGTTTATATCGTGATAGCCCTGTGTTAGTTTGATGAAATTTTTGCTTATGTCTAAATTATTTGATGTTAAAAAGAGTTCTTTTAGGGAGATAGTTTGAAGCTTTTTATCGTTTAGTGTAACACTAAAATTTACACTATTATCATCAGTAAAAAAGGCATAAGTCCCAGTATCTTGTACATAAATATAGCCCTTCCACTCTACACTCCAGCTCTTTTGTGAAATTTGAAGCGGTGCATTTAGTGGATCGGCAAGTGATTTGTAAGGGTAAAAATAGCGATCATTTTGTTTTGGGCTAAAGTTAAAATTTATATTTTCATCGATATAAAAACCACCATTTTCATCGACATTTAAGGGGCTAAATTTGCTTGCATATACAGGCGAAGTACCTTTAAAATTTAACTTTTTAAAAATACCAGCATCACCATCTTTGTAGTAGGCTTTTAGACCACATTTGCTATCTTTTTGCTCGCAGTCTATGCCATTTGAAATTTCGGCAACAACGCCAAAGGCGGTAACACAAATAAACAAAGTAAGTAAAATGTGCCGCCAAAAGTGCATAAAGTTATTTTTGTATAAAGCTCTCT contains:
- a CDS encoding prepilin-type N-terminal cleavage/methylation domain-containing protein, with amino-acid sequence MRRAFSLIEIVLVVVIIAIMATAGINLLLVLYKNYSTSERMVRLELQSQNVLEYIGKLLAVRIPESAVAKEWGSDKFLPLLHKGGSDYDTLEFVAYTPEAFFESIYSGFADLQASTKQTIKTPLSKLTKLDSVIGDLNPKFGSDFELAVIFKSLNYNASDFGYSGKTNLDTAKIKDDITFELGKRRLDGLVSEHYHIAHTAYAIRVVPSQVTAQNELVLYFNYRPWLNESAKDGESAVLAKNVSTFVFGANDGSIRLKLCLSNQNLDTLCKSKVVQ
- a CDS encoding prepilin-type N-terminal cleavage/methylation domain-containing protein; the protein is MKKGFSLIETIVSIVIIGIISISLPAIMKLSANANAKSTLSQSVTNAKSALVLAIKSPYTCAYINEHEGQSVPIFASENFYIKFGLFGEGRRNFADTKILVSHDGSCSSLQSIDKIKSENFTPNNTSDFTQNFSYEISTYPTRTPFDENISVLENFDAKLVTINGKAGVESQSQNIRMHAIVTNIGELEGVMIKQLK